A region of the Polaribacter sp. L3A8 genome:
GGCTGTCATTTCATCTACACGACCTGCATATAATTTTACACCTTTTCTAATAACAACAACGTGAGAACACACTTTTTCTACTTCATCTAAAAGATGAGATGCTAATAAAATAGTGGTTCCGTTTGCGGCAATGGTTTGTATTATTTGACGAATTTCATGAATTCCTTGTGGATCTAAACCGTTTGTTGGTTCATCTAAAATTAATATTTCAGGATCATTTAATAGGGCAGAAGCAATGGCTAAACGTTGTTTCATTCCTAAAGAAAAGGTACTAAACTTGCTGTTTTTTCTATCAAAAAGGTTAACAATAGTCAGTTTTTCGTTAATTTTTTCTGTTGATATTTCTTTGATCTTACAAATTAAAGCTAAGTTTTGAGTAGCCGTCATGTACGGATAAAAATTAGGACGCTCTATAATTGCGCCTACTTTTTTTAAGGCTTGATGTGTGGATAGTTTTCCGTTAAACCAAGAAAATTCACCAGAAGTTCTATTAACAACATTTAAGATTATACCTAAAGTGGTAGATTTTCCACTTCCGTTTGGGCCTAAAATTCCGTAAACATTTCCTTTTTCTATATCAAAAGAAAGATTATTTACTGCGTGAACTTTTCCGTATTTTTTATCGAGATTTTTAAGTGATAAGATAGTTTCCAAAGAAATTGATTTAGTCGATTATGAATGTAAGACGACTAAAATACAATTTTGTTACTTCTAAAATGTGCAATTGTTAAAAAGTGTAATTGTTTAACTGTAGAAAACGATTAACAGTAAACCAATTAAACAGTTACACGCTTAAACTTTTCTAGTATTCGTTATAATCGAAATCATCATCAAAATGACCAAATTCATCATCAAGATCTTCTTCGTCTTCAAAACCATCGTCTAATTTTTCTGCAACAAATTCTTTTTCAGGAGCTTCACTTGGTATTTCTCCAACCGTTAAGATAATTTGTGGTAAATCTTCTTTTTTCTCATCAGAAACCTCAATTACTTCAACATAGAAAGTCCACATTTTTAAGAAATCGTACACATAAATTAATTTGTTACTTTCTTCTGGTAACGTATCCTGTAAAATACAATTTTGCATAGAAATTCCTTCGCCAACTTCTTCCATATTAAATAACGGAATTTCTTCACCTTGCGTCCAGTCATCATCGGTTCTGTAAAAAGAAGCCATCTCTTGACCTCCAAACCCAAAAGATTTAGCAATTGTGGCATGTAAATCTTCTAAATTTAAGTTGTTGTCAACTAAAATAGTTCTAATTACATCTTCTTTGGTGTCTAAAATTACGCGTATTTTGTACATGAAATGGATAAGTTTTTCTTTTGCAAAAATACAAAATTTTATATGTACTTTTACCATATAATCTAAATGATATGGATACAACTGCAATTTTAAAAGCGTTTAATGAGAGTTCTAAAAACACGTTAATGGAAACGCTTGATATTGAATATGTTGCTCTGGGGGATGATTTTTTAACAGCAAAAATGCCTGTAAATTCTAGGGTTCATCAACCTTATGGGCAATTACATGGTGGTGCAACTGCGGCTTTGGCAGAGAGTGTTGGTAGTGCTGCTTCTAACTTTTTTATAGATAGTAAAAATCAGTATGTAAACGGAATTCAGTTATCTATAAATCATATAAAAAGTAAACGAGAAGGTACGGTTTATGCAACTGCAAGGAATATTCATAAAGGTAGAACAACGCATTTATGGGAGGTTAAAATTGTTGATGAAAATGACGATTTAATTTCTGTTGCTAAAATGACCAATATTGTTTTAACTAAAAAATAACTTGAATTACATTGAATATTATTTTTAATAAAATTGAAGAAAATTTTAAGAAGGAAATCCCTTTTGTAGTTTATAGAAAACCAAATTTGGAAACTGTTTCTGGTTTTTTTATGAAGGATGATTCCTTGGAATTTACATCAGAATTTACAGAAACTGGATTTGTTTTTGCTCCTTTTAATTCTGATGAAAAAGCTGTTTTATTTCCTTTAGAAAAATCAGAATTTATTCATGAAAATATTTTAATTGAAGAAAATGTATCTCTAAATGACAATACATCAG
Encoded here:
- a CDS encoding ABC transporter ATP-binding protein, which encodes METILSLKNLDKKYGKVHAVNNLSFDIEKGNVYGILGPNGSGKSTTLGIILNVVNRTSGEFSWFNGKLSTHQALKKVGAIIERPNFYPYMTATQNLALICKIKEISTEKINEKLTIVNLFDRKNSKFSTFSLGMKQRLAIASALLNDPEILILDEPTNGLDPQGIHEIRQIIQTIAANGTTILLASHLLDEVEKVCSHVVVIRKGVKLYAGRVDEMTASNGLFELKVETDEVKLLSILEEHPAIGKINKDHETIIAMLSNPISATELNEFLFKKGIILSHLIKRKPSLEQQFLDLTNNN
- a CDS encoding IS1096 element passenger TnpR family protein, with product MYKIRVILDTKEDVIRTILVDNNLNLEDLHATIAKSFGFGGQEMASFYRTDDDWTQGEEIPLFNMEEVGEGISMQNCILQDTLPEESNKLIYVYDFLKMWTFYVEVIEVSDEKKEDLPQIILTVGEIPSEAPEKEFVAEKLDDGFEDEEDLDDEFGHFDDDFDYNEY
- a CDS encoding PaaI family thioesterase, which codes for MDTTAILKAFNESSKNTLMETLDIEYVALGDDFLTAKMPVNSRVHQPYGQLHGGATAALAESVGSAASNFFIDSKNQYVNGIQLSINHIKSKREGTVYATARNIHKGRTTHLWEVKIVDENDDLISVAKMTNIVLTKK